ACTTGCGATAACTGCTTGCCCAGGAAAGACGAGATGATTGCCGGCGGCGCTTCATTCGCTCCCAGACGGTGGGCGTTGGTGGCACTGGAGATAGATGCTTTCAGTAATCCGTTATGATGATAAACCGCCATCAATGTGTTTACAACGAACGTAACGAAACGCAGGTTGTCTTCAGGAGTCTTGCCCGGTCCCATTAATAAGATACCTGTGTCAGTTCCCAATGACCAGTTATTGTGCTTGCCGGAGCCGTTGACGCCTTTGAATGGTTTCTCATGAAGAAGTACACGGAAACCATGACGACGGCTTACTTTGCGCATCAACGACATAATCAATAGGTTATGGTCATTTGCCAGGTTACATTCTTCGAAGATAGGAGCCAGTTCAAACTGGTTGGGTGCAACCTCGTTGTGACGGGTCTTTACAGGGATACCCAGTTTCAAGGCTTCAATTTCGAGGTCTTTCATAAATGCCGCTACACGGGTAGGGATAGCACCGAAATAATGGTCTTCCAACTGCTGGTTCTTGGCGCTGTCGTGTCCCATTAATGTACGGCCTGTCATTAACAAGTCCGGGCGGGCGGCGTATAAACCTTCGTCCACTAAGAAATATTCCTGTTCCCAACCCAGGTAGGCGACTACTTTCTTTACTTCCGGATTGAAATAGTGGCAAACGTCTACGGCTGCCTTATCTACGGCACGAAGTGCTTTCAATAGGGGAGCTTTGTAGTCGAGGGCTTCGCCGGTATATGCGATAAATACGGTCGGAATACAAAGAGTGTCGTCTACGATAAACGCAGGAGATGAAGGATCCCAGGCACTGTATCCACGGGCTTCGAACGTGTTGCGGATTCCACCGTTCGGGAAAGAAGAAGCATCCGGCTCCTGCTGTACAAGCAGCTTGCCTGTGAATTCTTCCATCATACCGCCTTTGCCGTCATGTTCAACAAAGGCGTCATGCTTTTCTGCCGTGCCTTCGGTCAGTGGTGCAAACCAGTGTGTGTAATGAGTGACACCCATTTCGATGGCCCATTTCTTCATACCGGCTGCTACCTCATCGGCAATGCTGCGGTCTAGCGGAGCACCATTGTCAATAGCGTCAATCAGTGCATTGTACACCTTACTCGGAAGGTACTTGAACATCTTCTCCTTGTTGAATACATACTTGGCAAAATACTCCGATGGGCGTTCGACAGGGGTTGCTACCTCAACCGCTTTCTTCTTGAAAGCAGTTTCTACGACTCTAAATCTTAATTTTGACATAATACCTAATTTGATTTGTTGTTAAATATGTTAGAGCAAATAATCTTTCTCTGTATAGTTCCCGGGAAGGCGGTCAAACCCGCCCGGGATAGAAATCTGTTTTTAAATCTATATCGTCTGTTTTATTAGTTTATAAGCAGACGTTTTTAGTTGTAAGCGGATTCTCCGTGTTCGTAAATATCCAGACCTTCTTCTTCGACACGTGCCGGAACGCGCAGACCGTGAATTTTATCAAGAGCCTTGAAGATGATGAATCCCATACCTGCCGCCCAAGCTCCGACTACAAGTGCCCCGAAGAGTTGTGCTCCGAGGAATCCGAAACCATATCCGTAGAATAACCCTTCGCTGGTGGAGAAGAAAC
This portion of the Bacteroides acidifaciens genome encodes:
- a CDS encoding glutamine synthetase III → MSKLRFRVVETAFKKKAVEVATPVERPSEYFAKYVFNKEKMFKYLPSKVYNALIDAIDNGAPLDRSIADEVAAGMKKWAIEMGVTHYTHWFAPLTEGTAEKHDAFVEHDGKGGMMEEFTGKLLVQQEPDASSFPNGGIRNTFEARGYSAWDPSSPAFIVDDTLCIPTVFIAYTGEALDYKAPLLKALRAVDKAAVDVCHYFNPEVKKVVAYLGWEQEYFLVDEGLYAARPDLLMTGRTLMGHDSAKNQQLEDHYFGAIPTRVAAFMKDLEIEALKLGIPVKTRHNEVAPNQFELAPIFEECNLANDHNLLIMSLMRKVSRRHGFRVLLHEKPFKGVNGSGKHNNWSLGTDTGILLMGPGKTPEDNLRFVTFVVNTLMAVYHHNGLLKASISSATNAHRLGANEAPPAIISSFLGKQLSQVLDHIENSTKDDLISLSDKQGMKLDIPQIPELLIDNTDRNRTSPFAFTGNRFEFRAVGSEANCASAMIALNSAVAHQLAKFKKDVDALIEKGEPKISAILEIIRGYIKECKAIHFDGNGYSDEWKEEAARRGLDCETSVPVIFDNYLKPETIAMFEATGVMTKKELEARNEVKWETYTKKIQIEARVLGDLAMNHIIPVATQYQTDLINNVYKMQSLFPAEKAAKLSAKNLELIEEIADRTAFIKEHVDAMVEARKVANKIESEREKAIAYHDTIAPALEEIRYHIDKLELIVDNQMWTLPKYRELLFVR